In Dama dama isolate Ldn47 chromosome 20, ASM3311817v1, whole genome shotgun sequence, a single window of DNA contains:
- the LOC133041064 gene encoding large ribosomal subunit protein uL22-like, with product MVRYSLDPENPTKSCKSRGSNLRVHFKNTRETAQAIKGMHIRKATKYLKDVTLKKQCVPFRRYNGGVGRCAQAKQWGWTQGQWPKKSAEFLLHMLKNAESNAELKGLDVDSLVIEHIQVNKAPKMRRRTYRAHGRINPYMSSPCHIEMILTEKEQIVPKPEEEVAQKKKISQKKLKKQKLMARE from the coding sequence ATGGTGCGCTATTCACTagacccagaaaaccccacaaaatcatgcaaatcaagaggttcaaatcttcgtgttcactttaagaacactcgtgagactgcccaggccataaagggtatgcatatccgaaaagccaccaagtatctgaaggatgtcactttaaagaagcaatgTGTGCCATTCCGTCGTTACAATGGTGGAGTTGGTAGGTGTGCACAGGCCAAACAGTGGGGCTGGACGCAGGGTCAGTGGCCcaaaaagagtgctgaatttttactacacatgctcaaaaatgcagagagtaatgctgaacttaagggcttagatgtagattctctggtcattgagcacatccaagtgaacaaagcccccaagatgaggcgcaggacttacagagctcacggtcggatcaacccctacatgagctctccctgccacattgagatgatccttactgaaaaagaacagattgttcctaaaccagaagaggaggttgcacagaagaaaaagatatcccagaagaaactgaagaaacaaaaacttatggccCGGGAATAA